The Polaromonas sp. SP1 DNA window TTTGAACTGGCCGGCGTCGGCATTCGATTTCTTCCAGTCGATGTTCGCCTGTTCGACACCGGCGGGCAGGCCTGCAAATGCTGAGCGGTACAAGGCGGCGGGGACGGGCGTCGCCGGATTCGCCGCCTGCTCGGTGGGGCGCGGGTCAGGCTGGGGGTAGGGGCTGGCCTGCGCAAAGGCGGCGGCTGAACCCATCGAAAGCAGCACGGCCACCGGCCATGCGCGCGGGTTGGAAATGACGCGAGTGTTCACAAAAATCTCCTGAAATACATGCGGGTGCGATGGCGGGCATCGCGTGATCCGGCGCTGTCAGCCGCCAAAAAGACGGCTTAAGACGAACCGGGGGCAAGTACAGACCCACTACGGGCCTGGAGATCAGGAAATGGGTGGTTTTTGGCGCAGTGCGGCGTCGGCACTGGCAAAGTGGTCCGCTGCCGGCAGGGGCAGGGCCAGGGACTTGAAGACGGGGCTCAGGTCTGGCCCCGCCAGCGACAGCGCCACCGTGTTGCAGGCCTGGCAAGCCGCGCAGGATTCGCAGTGGCCGTCGGCCGTGTGGGTGCTTTCGCCGCTGCTGCGGCCTGCGCAGTCCGGCTCGGCTGCCGGTTGCGCCTGTGCCATATCTTCATGGTCAAAATGGGCTGCAGCCAAGGTGTGGTCTTGGTGTTCAGCTATCGTTTTGGTAGCGCCGTGGTGCTCGCCGGGCTGTTGGGACTGCGCGTGCTGTACCTGCCCGGCCGCCATCTGCGTGGCCATCGCATCGCCCACCCAGCCGCGCAAAGGCAGCAGGGCGATCAAAAGGGCGAGGAGCAAGTGGCGCATGGTGATGATGGAGGCGCGTGGGGCTGAAAAGTTCCTGGGCTGCCGGTCCCGCTCAGCCCTTTTGCAACTGCAGCCCGGCCTTGTCAATCCACAGCTGCAGGCTGTCCAGCAACTCCGTCTGGCTGAACGAGCAGCTTTCTTCGGTGAACAACGCGCTGGACTCCAGGCCGTTCAGCAACTGCGACAACACGTCATTAAAGCGCCCGGGCAGGGCAGCCGCCAGGCTTTGCTGCTGCGCCGCCAGTTGCGAAAACGCGGCGGCGCCGAGCTGGCCGCTGCGCAGTTGTTGCAAGGAGGTGTGTATGGCGTCGAGTTGCTGTTGAGGTGTCATGGCCCTATTGTAAAAACTTAAGCCGCCGCCGAAGCCGGCACACGCGCCGGCTCGCGTTCAAACACCAGCGTCAGCATGGCCATCAGGCCAAACGGCACGCCGACCCAGCCCAGCCGTGCAAAGCCCACTTCGCCCAGCAGCGAGCCGCTGATCACCGCCCCCAGCGCCGTGCCCACGTACAGCATCGAGCCATTGAGGCTGAGCAGCAGCGGCGCCTGCGCGGGTGACAGCATGGCTAGCCGGCTTTGCTGCGGCGCCATCAGCCCGAAGCCGGCGATGCCCCAGGCCACCAGCACGGCCAGGGTGGCAGGCACATTGCCGCCGGTGAGCGGCAGCAGACACATCATGGTGATCAGCACCGCCAGCTGCACCCGCATGGACCGCAGCGCGCCAAAGCGGTCGGTGGCCCAGCCGCCCACCAGCGTGCCGGCCACGCCAGCCAGGCCAAAGACGGCCAGCGTGATGGACAGCTGGGTCGACGTCATCGGGTTCAGCGCGTGCAGCACCGGGCCCACATAGGCGAACACGCTGAAGATGGCGATGAAGTACAGCAACGTGCGGCCCCACACGCGCAGCACGGCAGGCTGGCGCGCGGCGCTGCGAAAACCCGCAAAGCTGGTGCCGGCGCTGGCCATGTTGGCCGGGATCAGCCAGCTGGCGGCCACCAGCGCGGCGACGCTCGCTGCTGCCGAGAGCCACACCGGCACACGCCAGCCAAACTCAAAACCCAGCCACGCGCCAATCGGCAGGCCGACGGCGTAGCTGATGCTCATGCCCAGGAAGGTGATGGACAGCGCCCGGCCGCGCTGCGCCGGCGCCACCATGCTGACGGCCAGTGCCGACGCGGCGGCGGTAAACATCGCACCCGCGCCCATCAGCACGCGGCCGAGCAGCAGCAAGGTGAAGTTGGGCGCCAGCGCGCAGACCAGGCAGCCCAGCGCAAACAGCGAAAGCGCCAGCTGCACCGCCCGCTTGCGCGGCCATTTGGCCGTGACGATGATGAGCACCGGCGCGAGCACGGCTGTGGCGATGGCGTAAGCCGTCATGGCCTGCCCGGCGGCCGCCACGCTGATGCCCAGCGACACACTCATGGGCTGCAGGATGCCGCCGAGCACAAAAGCGCCGCTGCCGATCACGAGGTTGCACAGGGCGAAGAAATACAGAATGGGCGGCATGGTGTTGTGAAATGACAGGGCAGGGGCAGTTGATGCCCAAATAGACCTCCAGCCCAATAAGCACATGGGCAGCCAGCTATCAAAATGAGAGCAAGCGGAGGCGCGTCCCTGTCATTGTGCGGGAAGCCGCCCAACCCCTGCCGGGCTGGGGGGAACGGCGGGGCGCGCGGCTGGGCGTCAGGCCTGCGGAACCCAGGGCCCGTTGACCGGCAGGCCGGGGGCGCTGCTCAAAATTTCCAGGTCGGCCGGCTTGGGCGTGTTGTCGCCCGCACCCTGGATTTTCACGATGTCTTGCGGGCAGGCGGAAAACGCCACAAAACAATCCATCTCGGCGCGCAGCGTGATCGAGTCGCCCGCCTTGGTCACCGTGGGCAGCGTTTTGAGCGTGATGCCGTCGGGCTGCACCTGGATGTTCATGAAGATGTTGAAGGAGGCGAGGATGGCGCGCGGCGGCGTCAGGCCCAGCGCGAACATGCCTTCAAACATGTTGTCGCAGCAGTTGCGGTGGTAGCCCTTCACGCCCAGCAGCTCATAACGGCGGCGGTCGCAGGCGGCCATGAAGGTGTCGTGCACGCCGGGTGAGGTGTCTTCGACCACGGTGAGGATGGGGTGGCGCTGGTTGGTGACGAAGGAGTCGCCGACGAGGGGGTTCAGGCGCTGGTTCCACACGCGGGTGGTTTCCATGCACATGAATTCATTCAGGTCATAGGCGTTGAAGGCCCAGCAATCGACCACCTGCGTGCCATGGGTGTTGACCACCTTCACGGCCTGGCCGGCCTGGAGGCGCACGGCCTTGCCGTGGCCGGCGGGAATGTGGAGCATGCGGTTCGAAACAGTTGCGGTCATGGCGTCACGAGCTAAGGGGCTTACTGGATCATGCCGAGGAACTGCTTGAGCTCGGCGGTTTGCGGGTTGGAAAACACTTCATCGGGCGGCCCGATCTCATGCACACGGCCCTGGTGCATAAAGACCACGCGGTCGCAGACCTTGCGCGCAAAGTTCATCTCGTGCGTCACCATCAAGAGCGTCATGCCTTCGGCCGCCAGGCTTTCGACCACCTGCAGCACTTCGCCCACCAGCTCCGGGTCCAGCGCAGACGTGATCTCGTCGCACAGCAGCACCGAAGGCTGCATGGCCAGTGCGCGCGCGATGGCCACACGCTGTTGCTGCCCGCCCGAGAGCTGGTCGGGCCAGGATTCGAATTTCTCGGCCAGGCCCACGCGCTGCAGCAGGGCGCGCGCATGTTCGGCCGCGGGAGCGCCGGCCGTTTTTTTCACCAGCGTGGGCGCCAGCATGATGTTCTTGCCGACGGTGAGGTGCGGAAAGAGGTTAAAGCTCTGGAAGATCATGCCCACGCGCTGGCGCAGCTCGCGCATGACCTGCGGGTTGTCGTGCAGCAGGTGTTTGCCGTCCACGCGCAGTGTGCCGCTTTGAAAGACTTCCAGCCCGTTGATGCAGCGCAGCAGCGTGCTTTTGCCTGAGCCGCTTTTGCCGATGATGGCGATCACTTCGCCGGCCTTGACTTCAAGGTCTATGCCTTTGAGAACTTCGTTTGTCCCAAAGCTTTTACGCAGCTGGTTGATTTCGACAAGCGTGCGGTCAGAAACGGTTGTTGCGGCATTAGCGTCCATGGCGGGCTTTCCTCTCAAGCTTGCGTGCATACAGGGAGACGGGGAAACACAGGGCGAAGTACATCAGCGCGACGCAGCTGTACACCAGGAAAGGCTTGAAGGTGGCGTTGGTGATCATGGTGCCGGCCTTGGTCAGCTCGATAAAACCGATCACCGAAGCCAGCGCCGTGCCCTTGATGACCTGCACCAGGAAGCCCACCGTGGGCGGCACGGCAATCCGCACGGCTTGCGGCAGCACGATGTACTTCAGCTGCTCGCCGAAGTTGAGCGCCAGGCTTTGCGCGGCTTCCCATTGGCCTTTGGGAATGGCGTCGACGCAGCCGCGCCAGATTTCGGCCAGGTAGGCGCTGGTGTAAAGCGTCAGCGCCACTGCGGCCGCCACCCACGCCGGCACATTGATGCCAAAAAGCGCCAGGCCGAAGTAGGCCAGGAAGAGCTGCATCAGCAAGGGCGTGCCCTGGAACAGCAGCACATAAGCGTCGAGTGCGCGGCGCGATATGCGCGCCGCCTTCTGCGCGCCCGGCACCGCGCGGGTGGCGGACAGCCGGCCCACCAGCAGCAACATGCCGACAATGCCGCCGCCTATGAAGGCGACGAGCGAGAGCACGACCGTCCAGCGTGCTGCCAGCAGCAGGTTGCGGAAGATGTCCCAGACGGAAAATTCAATCATGGCGATTCCTTTTCGAACGTTGAGATCTTCATGCCAGCATGAGCCGCGGAACCGGCTTTGCCGGGCCGCAGGCGGGCGGCCCCCTCGGGGGGCAGAGAGCTACACGAAGTGAGCGAACGTGGGGGCATATTTATCGCCCGAACAGGAACTTGGGCCCCATCCAGTTGAGTAACTTGCGCACCGCGATCGACAGCACCAGGTAAATCAGCGTGGCGATGATGAAGGCCTCAAACGCCCGGAAGTTGCGTCCCTGGATCAGGTTGGCGGCGTATGACAGCTCCTGCGTCGAGATCTGCCCGCAAACCGCCGAGCCCAGCATCACGATGATGATCTGGCTCACCATGGCAGGCCAGACTTTCTTGAGCGCCGGCGGCAGTACCACGCGGGTGTAGATCTGCACCCGGTTCAGCGCCAGGCTTTCGGCCGCTTCAATCTGGCCGCGCGGCGTGGCTTCAACACCCGCGCGAATGATTTCGGTCGCGTAGGCCGAGAGGTTGATCACCATCGCCAGCACCGAGGCCGTCTCGGGCGAGAGCTTGAAGCCCGCAGCCGGCAGGCCAAAGAAGATAAAAAACAGCTGCACGATAAAAGGCGTGTTGCGGATCAGCTCCACATAGGTGCCCACCACCCAGCGCAGCCACGTCGGCCCACTCGCGCGCGCCCAGGCAAAGGCCATGCCCATGAACATGCCCAGCACCGACGAAATCGCTGTCAGGCCCAGCGTCCAGGCGACGCCAGTGGCCAGCAAAGGCCATTGTGACAACACCGCCATAAAGTCGAGTTCAATGCGCATAGATATTCACACCCCTGTTGCGGTTCGCTTCGCGTAACCGCCTCTCCCCTTGCAGGGGACGCCGCTGGCGGCCCGGCGAAGCCGGTTCCGCTGCGGCCTTGCAAGGATGGAGAAAGCGGTCACGGCCTATGCCTTGCTTGGTCTACGCGATCACTGGGGGAGATTCCCTGCCGGACGACCTAACCACTTGACGGCCATCTTGTCCAGGTCGCCATTCTTCTTGGCCTCGGCAATCACTTCATTGACCTTCAGGCGCAGCTTGTCTTCACCCTTGGCCACGCCAATGAAGTTGGGGCTGTCGCTGAGCAGCAGCTTGTATTCGGTGTTCAGCTGCGGGTTCTTGGCCATCATGTTGCCGGCCACGGAGGCGCCGGTGGCGATCAGCTGCACCTGGCCGGCGGTGTAGGCCGACACGGTGGTGTTGTTGTCTTCAAAGCGTTTGATGTCGGCGCCGCTGGGCGCGACTTTGGTCAGTTCCTGGTCTTCCAGGGCGGCACGTGTCACGCTGATGGTTTTGCCGCTGAGGTCGGCAAAGGATTTGATGCTCAGGCTCTTGGGGCCGAACACCGCCTGGAAGAAAGGCGAATAGGCGGCGGTGAAGTCGATGACTTTTTCACGGTCGGGGTTTTTGCCCAGCGTGGAGATCACCAGGTCGGCCTTTTTGGTCTGCAGGTAGGCGATGCGGTTGGCGCTGGTCACGGGCACCAGCTCAACTTTTACGCCGAGCTTTTGTGCGATGTAGCCGGCCATTTCCACATCCAGTCCCTGGGGCTTCAAGTCAGTGCCGACCATGCCGTAAGGCGGAAAGTCGGTCGGGATGGCGATCTTGATTTCCTTGGCCTTCATGATGTCGTCCAGCGCGGTTTGCGCATGGGCACCGGTGGCGCCCAGCACCGCGGCTGCGGCAAGGGCTAAAGAGAAAACGCGTTTGCTGGACTTCATAGCAGGGCTCCAAGGTAGGTTGAGGAATCTTCAGGTGGTTTGGCCGAAGCACGGCCGGCTTTGCGAACACGGGCGGGGGAATCTTTGGACGCCGCGAGCGGGCTCAAGGCGCTGCGCAGGTGCGACAACGGGTCGCCCGCGCTGGTCTGCAGCTTGAGCGCGGCCTGCACACTGCCGATATGCGCCTGCATGAGTTTTTCGGCTTTGTTGAGGTCGCCTTTTTCCAGCGCCTGCACGATCTGCACATGCTCTTCACACGACTGCGCCGCGTCGTGCGACGACTGGTAGAGCATGGCGATAAGGGTGGTGCGCGCGGTGAAGTCGCGCAGCGTGTCGGCCAGCAGGCTGTTGCCCAGGCATTCGGCCAGGCACACATGAAAGTCGCCCAGCAAGAAACTGCGCAGGCCCACGTCGTCGCCCTTCACGGCGGCTTTCTCGCGCGTCAGGTGGCTTTTGAGTTGTTTGATGGCGGCCTTGCTCACGTCGCCGGTGCAGCGGATCAGGCCCATCTCGATCACCCGGCGCGCCTCAAAGGCCTCACGTGCTTCTTCCTGCGAAGGCTCAATCACATACCAGCCGCGCCGGCTGCTGACGGTCACGATGCCGCGCACTGCCAGCCGCGTCAGGGCCTCGCGCACGATGGTGCGGCTGCAGTCAAACAGCATGGCCAGCTGCTGCTCGCCCAGGCGCGCGCCGGGCGCAAGCTTTTGCGCCATCACGGCTTCAATGATGCGGTTGCTGATATCTGCTGCGGTGGCCATGCACCCGGTAGTGCATAAGCCGTGCCAGCCTGGCTAACTGGTTTAACCAGCTGGTATACAAGTTTTGCGCACCTTGGCGGTGTGCCGGTGCATCAATTTGCGGCTTTGCGTTTCGCATGCACCAAACGCAGGCGCACTGCCGGGAGGCCCGGTGGAGATAATCCCCTCGGCGCTACAAACATCGAATTAATTTCCGGGAGGCCGAAATGAGGGAGAAAAGCTTGATCCTGTTGTTGGCGGGGGTGTTCACCGGGCTTCTGGCGGGCTGCGCTGCCGGACCGAAATATCCTCCCTATGCCGGCAAGGATGCGGCTTGCGTCAGGGATGACGTCAGGTTCACGAATACCTTCAGCCCGACCAAGGCGCAGGTCACCATTAAAGAGATCGATGGCGTACCGACGGACGGCCCCAGGGATGAGCCTTACTGCATGCCTGGCGGCAAGCACCGCTTCGGCGTCAGGGCATCCACCGACTTTTACGAGAGCCAGGATTACGTCGATATAGAGCTGGCACCCGGCCGTAGCTACCAGCTGAGGGCCAACATCCGGGGCATTTCCCATGTTTTCGAACTGATGGACGTGACTGAAAAAACCGAGGTGAAGGCGTTCGAGTTTTCGTTAAAAGCGCAGTCCGGCGGGCAACAATTGATGGTGCCCATTTTTGTTCCCCGCAGGTAAGGGTGCTTTCTTTCAGTCCAGCTTGGCGCCCGAAGCCTTGACGGCTTGAGCCCAGCGGGGCAGTTCTGCCGCCAGGAACTGCGCGAACTCGTCGCTACCCATAAAGGCCGGGTCCGCTCCTTGCGTGACCATGCGGTTGCGGATGTCCGGGCTGGTCATCACTTGCTTGAAGGCGTCGCTGAGCTTGGCGGTCACGTCCTTGGGCAGGCCGGCGGGTGCGAGGAAGCCGTAAAAGCCCACTACCTCAAATCCCTTGATGCCCGATTCAATGACGGTCGGGATGTCGGGCAGGGCCGGGTTGCGCTCTTTGCTGGTCACGGCCAGGGCGCGCACCTTGCCCTGCTTGTGATAGCTGGCGGCCTGTGGAATCGACTCGCCCATGAACTGCACCTGGCCGCCCATCAGGTCGGTGAAGGCCGGCGCGCTGCCGCGGTAGGGGATGTGCACCATGTAGAGCCCGGCAGCATTTTTAAACATCTCGGGCACGAGGTGGCTGATGCCGCCGTTGCCGGCCGATCCGTAATTGACCTGGCCGGGCCGGGCCTTGGCATAGGCGATGAATTCCTTGAGGTTGTTCACCGGCAGCTTGGGGTTGACCAGCAGCGCCAGCGGCTGCATCGCGGTGCGGGCAATCGGGGTGAAGTCTTTGAGCGTGTTGTAGGGCAGCTTGCTGTAGAGCGCGGGGTTGATCACCATCACGCCGGTGTTGGCCAGCATCAGTGTGTAGCCGTCGGGTGCGGCTTTCATCACGTCTTGCGCGCCCACGGTGCCGCCGGC harbors:
- a CDS encoding amino acid ABC transporter ATP-binding protein — translated: MDANAATTVSDRTLVEINQLRKSFGTNEVLKGIDLEVKAGEVIAIIGKSGSGKSTLLRCINGLEVFQSGTLRVDGKHLLHDNPQVMRELRQRVGMIFQSFNLFPHLTVGKNIMLAPTLVKKTAGAPAAEHARALLQRVGLAEKFESWPDQLSGGQQQRVAIARALAMQPSVLLCDEITSALDPELVGEVLQVVESLAAEGMTLLMVTHEMNFARKVCDRVVFMHQGRVHEIGPPDEVFSNPQTAELKQFLGMIQ
- a CDS encoding tripartite tricarboxylate transporter substrate binding protein is translated as MSACALAFTALASTSAFAAFPDKPIRVVIGFPAGGPLDQHARLLTERLQAVLGQPIVIDYKSGAGGTVGAQDVMKAAPDGYTLMLANTGVMVINPALYSKLPYNTLKDFTPIARTAMQPLALLVNPKLPVNNLKEFIAYAKARPGQVNYGSAGNGGISHLVPEMFKNAAGLYMVHIPYRGSAPAFTDLMGGQVQFMGESIPQAASYHKQGKVRALAVTSKERNPALPDIPTVIESGIKGFEVVGFYGFLAPAGLPKDVTAKLSDAFKQVMTSPDIRNRMVTQGADPAFMGSDEFAQFLAAELPRWAQAVKASGAKLD
- a CDS encoding MFS transporter, translating into MPPILYFFALCNLVIGSGAFVLGGILQPMSVSLGISVAAAGQAMTAYAIATAVLAPVLIIVTAKWPRKRAVQLALSLFALGCLVCALAPNFTLLLLGRVLMGAGAMFTAAASALAVSMVAPAQRGRALSITFLGMSISYAVGLPIGAWLGFEFGWRVPVWLSAAASVAALVAASWLIPANMASAGTSFAGFRSAARQPAVLRVWGRTLLYFIAIFSVFAYVGPVLHALNPMTSTQLSITLAVFGLAGVAGTLVGGWATDRFGALRSMRVQLAVLITMMCLLPLTGGNVPATLAVLVAWGIAGFGLMAPQQSRLAMLSPAQAPLLLSLNGSMLYVGTALGAVISGSLLGEVGFARLGWVGVPFGLMAMLTLVFEREPARVPASAAA
- a CDS encoding amino acid ABC transporter permease yields the protein MIEFSVWDIFRNLLLAARWTVVLSLVAFIGGGIVGMLLLVGRLSATRAVPGAQKAARISRRALDAYVLLFQGTPLLMQLFLAYFGLALFGINVPAWVAAAVALTLYTSAYLAEIWRGCVDAIPKGQWEAAQSLALNFGEQLKYIVLPQAVRIAVPPTVGFLVQVIKGTALASVIGFIELTKAGTMITNATFKPFLVYSCVALMYFALCFPVSLYARKLERKARHGR
- a CDS encoding GntR family transcriptional regulator; this encodes MATAADISNRIIEAVMAQKLAPGARLGEQQLAMLFDCSRTIVREALTRLAVRGIVTVSSRRGWYVIEPSQEEAREAFEARRVIEMGLIRCTGDVSKAAIKQLKSHLTREKAAVKGDDVGLRSFLLGDFHVCLAECLGNSLLADTLRDFTARTTLIAMLYQSSHDAAQSCEEHVQIVQALEKGDLNKAEKLMQAHIGSVQAALKLQTSAGDPLSHLRSALSPLAASKDSPARVRKAGRASAKPPEDSSTYLGALL
- a CDS encoding amino acid ABC transporter permease, with amino-acid sequence MRIELDFMAVLSQWPLLATGVAWTLGLTAISSVLGMFMGMAFAWARASGPTWLRWVVGTYVELIRNTPFIVQLFFIFFGLPAAGFKLSPETASVLAMVINLSAYATEIIRAGVEATPRGQIEAAESLALNRVQIYTRVVLPPALKKVWPAMVSQIIIVMLGSAVCGQISTQELSYAANLIQGRNFRAFEAFIIATLIYLVLSIAVRKLLNWMGPKFLFGR
- a CDS encoding DUF1989 domain-containing protein, yielding MLHIPAGHGKAVRLQAGQAVKVVNTHGTQVVDCWAFNAYDLNEFMCMETTRVWNQRLNPLVGDSFVTNQRHPILTVVEDTSPGVHDTFMAACDRRRYELLGVKGYHRNCCDNMFEGMFALGLTPPRAILASFNIFMNIQVQPDGITLKTLPTVTKAGDSITLRAEMDCFVAFSACPQDIVKIQGAGDNTPKPADLEILSSAPGLPVNGPWVPQA
- a CDS encoding transporter substrate-binding domain-containing protein, translated to MKSSKRVFSLALAAAAVLGATGAHAQTALDDIMKAKEIKIAIPTDFPPYGMVGTDLKPQGLDVEMAGYIAQKLGVKVELVPVTSANRIAYLQTKKADLVISTLGKNPDREKVIDFTAAYSPFFQAVFGPKSLSIKSFADLSGKTISVTRAALEDQELTKVAPSGADIKRFEDNNTTVSAYTAGQVQLIATGASVAGNMMAKNPQLNTEYKLLLSDSPNFIGVAKGEDKLRLKVNEVIAEAKKNGDLDKMAVKWLGRPAGNLPQ